A stretch of Kaistella flava (ex Peng et al. 2021) DNA encodes these proteins:
- a CDS encoding TlpA family protein disulfide reductase: MKNKFCREIISLTFMTLLFLHSPAQQKALKIGDTIPEEVWTTPLSILNSTQKTITLTKDRNKLILLDFWATWCSSCLKSFPKMEALEKQFGDQLKIVPVTKEDQPTLEKFFASKNGLRYKTMVPVTGDKTLHKLFPHTGVPFIVWMKDGKVLNTTDAEQVTEETIMQALENSQSSLQTVVQMDMHRPIMLSDNFDFEKSTKLLSYSFFSKGRIRGAGFGSFIHRSGNIIYGRQMTNFSLLKIYQAIAYELFNQNNDSFTSKRIINLVRDPTQITFTPNNRENDSKLYSYGYLVPHSKAATLYADMLDNLNQYSDYTGSIEKRLVKCLVLARTSKKDKISSKGAKMLSQSSDDQYRLQNVPLIYALNYFNENLKTDLPVIDETGYTAHIDLNFSNISDLKILQKELAAYDLALEEAERNILMLIIKDKNEPL, encoded by the coding sequence ATGAAAAATAAGTTTTGCAGGGAAATCATTTCCCTCACATTCATGACCTTGCTGTTTCTGCACTCCCCTGCCCAGCAGAAAGCCTTGAAAATAGGGGATACCATTCCCGAAGAAGTATGGACTACACCCTTGTCCATACTGAATTCAACACAAAAAACGATTACACTCACCAAAGATCGCAATAAACTAATCCTTCTAGATTTTTGGGCAACTTGGTGCAGTTCCTGCCTCAAAAGCTTCCCTAAAATGGAAGCGCTAGAAAAGCAGTTTGGTGATCAACTGAAAATAGTACCTGTTACCAAGGAAGATCAGCCAACTTTAGAAAAGTTCTTTGCCTCAAAAAATGGGCTACGCTACAAAACAATGGTACCAGTAACTGGAGACAAAACACTTCATAAACTGTTTCCACATACAGGGGTACCGTTTATAGTGTGGATGAAAGATGGAAAAGTTCTGAATACTACAGATGCGGAACAAGTTACGGAAGAAACAATTATGCAGGCATTAGAGAATAGTCAATCATCACTACAAACAGTAGTGCAGATGGATATGCATAGACCAATCATGCTGTCTGATAATTTTGATTTTGAAAAAAGTACAAAACTTTTGAGTTATTCTTTTTTTTCAAAAGGCAGAATACGCGGTGCAGGCTTTGGCTCCTTCATACATCGATCTGGTAATATCATATATGGTAGGCAGATGACCAACTTTTCTTTATTAAAAATCTATCAAGCAATAGCCTATGAATTGTTCAATCAAAATAATGATTCTTTCACTTCAAAAAGAATAATCAATTTGGTAAGAGACCCAACCCAAATTACTTTCACACCGAACAACCGCGAAAATGATTCTAAATTATACAGTTACGGATACTTAGTTCCCCACTCAAAGGCTGCAACATTATATGCCGATATGCTCGATAACTTAAATCAATACTCAGATTATACTGGTTCAATCGAAAAAAGGCTTGTAAAATGCCTGGTACTTGCCAGAACTTCAAAAAAAGATAAAATAAGCAGCAAAGGAGCAAAAATGCTTTCCCAATCATCCGATGATCAATATAGACTACAGAATGTACCGCTTATCTATGCTTTAAATTATTTTAATGAAAACCTTAAAACAGATTTACCAGTTATTGACGAAACAGGCTATACAGCACACATCGACCTCAATTTTTCTAATATTAGTGATTTGAAGATTCTACAAAAAGAATTAGCGGCTTACGATCTCGCCCTGGAAGAAGCAGAGCGCAATATCCTCATGCTTATCATAAAAGATAAAAATGAGCCATTGTAA